One genomic region from Paramicrobacterium agarici encodes:
- a CDS encoding polysaccharide pyruvyl transferase family protein: MMSLREFIDSNYARPSWRRTRSALSLGRSMLDPRLYPRAPLVEAYWWDGHPNFGDALTPWLLRHFGFIPVHAEFHRAQVIGVGSLMQFVPRDYSGLIWGTGLISDAPVTLPSAEPLAVRGPLTQRALGADGSVALGDPGLLASRVLRRPRVTHRLGIVPHGSHFDDAHFRRIALTHPKDVMLIDVARSPAAVIRDIASCAAIVSTSLHGVIIADSYGIPACWTMLEPVLIGGDFKFLDHESVVSRGEQTRRFDFAPDMTVDQLIGFARRASPERVAAAISDLENSVQRLKQRFDGSYRSPLLAWEALLARKI, from the coding sequence ATGATGAGTCTCCGCGAGTTCATCGACAGCAATTACGCACGGCCATCATGGCGCAGAACGCGAAGCGCTCTCTCGCTCGGTCGCTCGATGCTCGATCCGCGTCTCTACCCACGGGCGCCACTCGTCGAGGCCTACTGGTGGGACGGCCATCCGAACTTCGGCGACGCTCTCACACCGTGGCTGCTGCGACATTTCGGATTCATTCCCGTGCACGCGGAGTTTCACAGGGCTCAGGTGATCGGGGTCGGCAGCCTCATGCAGTTCGTTCCCCGTGACTACTCTGGACTGATCTGGGGAACAGGTTTGATCTCCGACGCCCCTGTCACGCTTCCTTCGGCCGAGCCCCTGGCCGTCCGCGGTCCTCTGACACAGCGGGCGCTTGGTGCAGACGGCTCCGTCGCCCTCGGGGACCCCGGGCTTCTCGCATCGCGTGTGCTGCGGCGCCCTCGCGTAACTCATCGCCTCGGGATCGTTCCGCACGGCAGCCATTTCGACGATGCCCACTTTCGGCGGATCGCTCTCACGCATCCGAAAGACGTGATGCTTATCGATGTCGCTCGCAGTCCGGCCGCCGTCATTCGAGACATCGCCTCGTGCGCGGCGATCGTCTCAACATCACTGCACGGAGTCATCATCGCGGATTCGTACGGAATTCCCGCGTGCTGGACGATGCTCGAGCCCGTGCTCATCGGCGGCGACTTCAAGTTTCTCGATCACGAGAGCGTTGTAAGCCGCGGTGAACAGACTCGTCGGTTCGATTTCGCGCCCGACATGACGGTTGATCAGCTCATCGGCTTCGCCCGCCGAGCCTCTCCCGAGCGCGTCGCAGCGGCGATCAGCGATCTCGAGAACTCGGTGCAGCGTCTCAAACAGCGATTCGACGGCAGCTACCGCAGTCCGCTGCTCGCGTGGGAGGCTCTGCTGGCGCGAAAGATCTGA
- a CDS encoding glycosyltransferase family 4 protein: MTSSTDSGAKHVVHLTCSAAFAGVERYVSLLAPRQADRGWRVTVIGGATEPMKQSLGGSDVRFLPAETLRSARAALRLVSRADIVNTHMSNADLAGIMASVRSDSHLVSTRHFAAPRGRSRPIRAAFSMARRRFAAQISISHFVAGSIGEPSSVVHTGVTDAAAGACGRRIVLMAQRLEPEKATDVAIASWAASRARDEGWELHIAGDGSERERLQRQAAALGVRDSVRFLGHQENVRALMPDAGVFLAPTAREGLGLSVLEAMACALPVVASASGGHAETIGSVEGALLFQPDDVRGAARLLDIAVANAESRRRYGLRAQRAQRERFTVRAQADATLAVYEGCLS; encoded by the coding sequence ATGACCAGCTCCACGGATTCAGGCGCCAAGCACGTCGTGCACCTGACCTGCTCTGCAGCTTTTGCCGGAGTCGAACGATATGTGAGCCTGCTCGCACCGCGTCAGGCAGATCGCGGCTGGCGTGTGACCGTGATCGGCGGTGCCACCGAGCCCATGAAGCAGTCGCTCGGGGGATCCGACGTTCGGTTTCTGCCCGCGGAAACACTGCGCTCTGCGCGCGCCGCCCTTCGATTGGTTTCGCGAGCCGACATCGTGAATACCCACATGTCGAACGCCGACCTCGCCGGAATCATGGCGTCGGTGAGGAGCGATTCGCACCTCGTGAGCACGCGCCATTTCGCTGCTCCTCGTGGACGTTCGCGCCCGATCCGTGCAGCGTTCAGCATGGCGCGTCGTCGGTTCGCCGCGCAGATCTCCATCTCTCACTTCGTTGCGGGCAGCATCGGCGAGCCCAGCAGCGTCGTCCACACCGGGGTGACAGATGCTGCCGCGGGAGCGTGCGGCCGTCGCATCGTGCTCATGGCACAGCGCCTTGAGCCCGAGAAAGCAACCGATGTCGCGATCGCGTCCTGGGCGGCGTCGCGCGCACGAGATGAGGGCTGGGAGCTGCACATCGCCGGCGACGGCAGCGAGCGAGAGCGGCTGCAACGCCAGGCGGCCGCTCTCGGTGTCAGAGATTCCGTGCGTTTCCTCGGTCACCAGGAGAATGTTCGCGCACTCATGCCCGACGCCGGGGTGTTTCTCGCTCCCACAGCACGAGAGGGTCTTGGTCTTTCCGTGCTCGAGGCGATGGCGTGCGCGCTGCCCGTTGTCGCATCCGCCTCCGGCGGCCATGCCGAGACGATCGGCAGCGTCGAAGGTGCTCTGCTCTTTCAACCTGACGATGTTCGCGGCGCCGCACGTCTTCTCGACATCGCCGTCGCCAATGCCGAGAGTCGCCGACGCTACGGGCTTCGTGCGCAGAGAGCGCAACGCGAGCGGTTCACCGTGCGCGCGCAGGCCGACGCCACGCTCGCAGTTTACGAAGGATGTCTGTCATGA
- a CDS encoding Wzz/FepE/Etk N-terminal domain-containing protein, producing the protein MTINDIFTVIWRRKWIIIAVTVLASAIAVSYLQRLTPNFESSTTIRISPLMTEAINTGMLSGIAVDVDPSVISTPTVLEAAEVELKVPSGSLVGSISQEPIETATTTTSTFHVTASAGDPRVSQQRAAAAAAAYSAYLDGVMASTQKALSEQLAEVSGEAKTYQNQVDDDPADQLAQTNLTTALARVNALNASITSLQTAGPPATITAAASAGASTNPTTLTVAGVALASGLLAGLGLALARDRLDTRIRRPDEIERATSSPVLAQLPIDRRATRKSGYLPAEGGESSPMSEGLRSLRTTLQVAMPRESGVLVVTSVEPGDGKTFVSANLAASWARTGRRVVLVAGDLRRPSLDAYFPDSMGGPGLGGLLSASGPADDIALPVRALDALQPTAIDGLRVLPPGALRDDPADALATARMGALLRALSDTADIVIVDTPPALALADASMVAGYADGTIVLASMNRTKQPLLSHVFTTLTANGAAVLGTVANRTRHKLPRSYSAYYLADDERPRMPHGERLDRMDRQSSVRAPRADRSEPRPHERRDRVLVVCTANESRSPFAAAMLRAKTRGSALDIDSAGTEATGRGASQTAALHAAAAGLDLSSHTSTQVDPASLTEYDLILTLTREHARTLLASTSDIAPRLFTVRQFAQWIDGHERPSGVSLGSWLDDESDQSALDFLGDNPEDDIDDPTGRTASRWKTMIALLDEALADIASGLYPSSPSHLPVAAQRTRRS; encoded by the coding sequence GTGACAATCAACGACATCTTCACCGTTATCTGGCGGCGCAAGTGGATCATCATCGCGGTGACGGTCCTCGCTTCGGCAATCGCCGTGTCCTATCTTCAGCGGCTCACCCCGAACTTCGAGTCATCGACGACAATTCGCATCAGCCCCCTGATGACCGAGGCCATCAACACGGGGATGCTGTCGGGAATCGCCGTCGATGTCGATCCCTCCGTGATATCCACCCCGACAGTTCTCGAGGCTGCGGAAGTCGAGCTGAAGGTCCCCTCTGGATCCCTGGTCGGCTCGATTTCACAGGAGCCGATTGAAACGGCGACCACGACGACGTCGACGTTCCACGTCACAGCCTCGGCGGGAGACCCTCGCGTCTCTCAGCAACGGGCCGCCGCTGCGGCGGCTGCGTACTCCGCCTATCTCGACGGGGTGATGGCTTCAACCCAGAAGGCGCTCTCCGAGCAGCTGGCGGAGGTCTCAGGGGAGGCCAAGACGTACCAGAATCAGGTCGACGATGACCCGGCCGACCAGCTTGCCCAGACAAACCTGACGACGGCACTGGCCCGGGTGAACGCGCTGAACGCATCGATCACCTCCCTGCAGACGGCCGGGCCGCCCGCGACGATCACGGCCGCGGCGAGCGCTGGCGCCTCGACCAACCCGACGACGCTCACCGTCGCCGGGGTTGCGCTGGCATCCGGCCTGCTCGCGGGTCTGGGTCTCGCGCTGGCGCGCGATCGTCTCGATACGCGCATCCGGCGTCCTGATGAGATTGAGCGCGCAACGAGTTCCCCCGTTCTCGCACAGCTGCCGATTGACAGGCGTGCAACCCGAAAGAGCGGCTATCTTCCCGCAGAAGGCGGTGAATCGTCGCCGATGAGCGAGGGGCTGCGCTCGCTGCGCACAACCCTTCAGGTCGCCATGCCCCGCGAGAGCGGAGTACTCGTCGTCACGAGCGTCGAGCCTGGCGACGGCAAGACGTTCGTCTCGGCGAACCTCGCCGCGTCGTGGGCGCGCACAGGGCGCCGTGTCGTTCTCGTCGCTGGTGACCTGCGCAGGCCGAGCCTCGACGCGTACTTTCCCGACAGCATGGGAGGTCCCGGTCTCGGAGGACTGCTCTCCGCGTCCGGCCCAGCAGACGACATCGCCCTCCCCGTTCGCGCACTCGATGCCCTCCAGCCGACGGCAATCGACGGCCTACGCGTGCTCCCACCGGGCGCGCTTCGCGACGATCCTGCTGACGCGCTCGCCACAGCGCGCATGGGCGCGCTTCTGCGCGCATTGAGCGACACTGCCGACATTGTGATCGTCGACACTCCTCCTGCTCTCGCCCTCGCCGATGCTTCGATGGTTGCCGGGTACGCAGACGGAACGATCGTACTGGCCAGCATGAACCGCACGAAGCAGCCTCTGCTTTCTCACGTTTTCACGACGCTCACCGCAAACGGCGCTGCTGTGCTCGGCACCGTCGCCAACAGGACCCGGCATAAGCTCCCGCGCAGCTATTCGGCGTATTACCTCGCCGATGACGAGCGACCGCGCATGCCTCACGGGGAGAGGCTCGACCGAATGGACCGGCAGAGTAGCGTGAGGGCACCTCGCGCGGACCGCAGTGAACCACGACCACACGAACGCCGCGACCGCGTGCTCGTCGTGTGCACCGCGAACGAGAGCCGCTCGCCATTCGCCGCTGCGATGCTCCGTGCGAAAACCCGCGGAAGCGCGCTCGACATCGATTCCGCGGGCACCGAGGCGACAGGCCGCGGAGCATCTCAGACTGCCGCGCTGCACGCCGCGGCGGCGGGGCTCGACCTGAGCTCTCATACGAGTACACAGGTCGATCCAGCATCCTTGACCGAGTACGACCTGATACTCACGCTCACACGCGAGCACGCTCGCACCCTTCTGGCGTCGACGTCCGACATCGCTCCTCGCCTGTTCACGGTCAGACAGTTTGCACAGTGGATCGACGGGCATGAGCGCCCTTCCGGAGTCTCACTCGGGTCATGGCTAGATGACGAATCGGACCAGTCGGCACTCGACTTTCTCGGCGACAATCCTGAGGACGACATTGACGACCCGACAGGTCGCACAGCTTCACGGTGGAAGACAATGATCGCTCTCCTCGATGAGGCACTCGCCGACATCGCGTCAGGCCTCTACCCGAGCTCGCCATCGCACCTTCCCGTCGCGGCGCAGCGCACGCGGCGCTCGTGA
- a CDS encoding glycosyltransferase, which translates to MSAETRIIRTARSEPHTEPASADSSLTILLFSLEPWDTVWRRNQYLVDGLVRADDSIRVFFVEPPSDIAHDVLSGRRPRFGSGTRIADGYDGRLTLIQPTKWLPRVLGPGADRMLQSSVRRALRRVGSTPSVLWFNDPRWASMLTVYSAPALYDMTDDWLAARRTDREHDRLVRDEDALMQTCGAIVVCSVGLATSRRSSRPDLVTIPNAVDVERYRQPASRPTDLPDGACAVYAGTLHEDRIDVDLVVRTGAALSAIGGTCVLVGPNALTPENTQRLVLSPGVLMLGIRPYEAIPGYLQHAEVLIVPHAVTPFTESLDPIKLYEYQAVDRPVVSTPVAGFRENEQPGTLDIASAADFPARVVEALQRPTVAHHREHVPDWRCRVKQFAAVLRELVDQRRRSSHISPSLPHPVATRHPRSDGRP; encoded by the coding sequence ATGAGTGCAGAAACACGCATCATCCGAACGGCACGCTCTGAGCCGCACACCGAACCCGCTTCTGCAGACTCGTCGCTGACGATTCTGCTGTTCTCACTCGAGCCGTGGGACACGGTCTGGCGCCGCAACCAGTACCTCGTCGACGGTTTGGTGCGCGCCGACGACAGCATCCGCGTGTTCTTTGTCGAACCTCCCTCCGACATCGCACACGACGTGCTCTCAGGCAGACGGCCGCGCTTCGGTTCCGGTACCCGGATCGCAGACGGTTATGACGGGCGGCTCACGCTCATCCAGCCAACCAAATGGCTGCCCCGAGTTCTGGGTCCCGGAGCCGACCGGATGCTGCAGAGCAGCGTACGCCGAGCGTTGCGACGTGTTGGTAGCACCCCCTCGGTGCTGTGGTTCAACGACCCCCGATGGGCTTCGATGCTCACGGTGTACTCCGCACCCGCTCTCTACGACATGACAGACGATTGGCTCGCCGCCCGGCGTACGGACCGCGAACACGACAGGCTCGTGCGCGACGAGGACGCTCTCATGCAGACGTGCGGGGCCATCGTCGTCTGCTCCGTTGGTCTCGCCACCAGCCGCAGGAGCTCCCGACCCGACCTGGTCACCATTCCCAATGCCGTCGACGTCGAGCGATACCGCCAACCCGCGTCCCGGCCGACCGATCTCCCTGACGGTGCGTGCGCGGTCTACGCCGGCACTCTCCACGAAGACCGCATCGACGTCGATCTCGTTGTCCGCACGGGCGCCGCACTGAGCGCCATCGGCGGCACGTGCGTACTCGTCGGCCCGAACGCGCTGACGCCTGAGAACACGCAGCGTCTGGTGCTATCGCCCGGCGTGCTGATGCTGGGGATTCGCCCATATGAGGCGATCCCCGGCTACCTGCAGCACGCAGAGGTGCTCATCGTTCCCCACGCGGTCACGCCTTTCACCGAAAGCCTCGACCCCATCAAACTGTACGAGTATCAGGCCGTCGACCGGCCCGTCGTGAGCACGCCGGTCGCAGGATTTCGAGAGAACGAGCAACCCGGAACGCTTGACATTGCGAGCGCCGCAGATTTCCCGGCCCGCGTCGTCGAAGCGCTGCAGCGGCCCACAGTCGCGCACCATCGCGAACACGTACCCGACTGGCGCTGCCGCGTGAAGCAGTTCGCGGCGGTTCTTCGTGAGCTCGTCGACCAACGACGTCGCAGCTCGCACATTTCACCTTCCCTCCCCCACCCCGTGGCGACGCGCCACCCGAGATCGGACGGCAGACCGTGA